The proteins below are encoded in one region of Geobacter sp.:
- a CDS encoding acetylornithine transaminase, with amino-acid sequence MNGAQWIEKSDKYIMKTYGRYPIVPVRGEGSILWDADGKRYLDFLAGVAVNSLGHCHPAVVKAIQEQAATLIHCSNYYQIPNQIELAELLCTHSFADKAFFCNSGAEANEAAIKLARKYSRDTYDNPERYGIITATDSFHGRTMATVSATGQAKVQKFFDPLLHGFQHVPFNDAAALASAVTPTTCAVMLEPIQGEGGVNVPDSGYFQAVREICDRNNLLLIFDEVQVGMGRTGKLFAYEHFGVTPDIMTLAKALAGGAPIGTMLARDEVAAAFTPGTHGSTFGGNPLVTAAGIAAVRTILEDGLLNRAEEMGEYLLGELEGLKKRFSVITDVRGIGLMIGMGLTVPGADIVAKGHERGLLLNVTHDSVLRFVPPLVVTKQEVDEMIGILAGILAEVQP; translated from the coding sequence ATGAACGGAGCCCAATGGATTGAAAAATCCGACAAGTACATCATGAAGACCTACGGCCGATATCCGATCGTTCCGGTGCGGGGAGAAGGTTCCATCCTCTGGGATGCCGATGGCAAGCGCTACCTGGACTTCCTGGCCGGCGTTGCGGTGAACAGCCTTGGACACTGCCATCCCGCCGTGGTAAAGGCGATCCAGGAGCAGGCCGCAACCCTGATCCACTGTTCCAACTACTACCAGATCCCGAACCAGATCGAGCTGGCCGAACTCCTCTGTACCCACTCCTTTGCCGACAAGGCATTTTTCTGCAACAGCGGCGCCGAGGCCAACGAGGCCGCCATCAAGCTCGCCCGCAAATACAGCCGGGACACCTACGACAACCCGGAGCGCTACGGGATCATCACCGCCACCGATTCGTTCCACGGCCGGACCATGGCAACGGTTTCCGCCACGGGCCAAGCAAAGGTGCAGAAATTCTTCGACCCCCTGCTGCACGGCTTCCAGCATGTCCCCTTCAACGATGCTGCTGCCCTGGCAAGCGCCGTCACCCCCACCACCTGCGCCGTGATGCTGGAGCCGATCCAGGGCGAAGGAGGGGTCAACGTTCCCGACTCCGGCTACTTCCAGGCGGTGCGGGAGATCTGCGACCGCAACAACCTGCTCCTGATCTTCGACGAGGTGCAGGTCGGCATGGGGAGGACCGGCAAGCTGTTCGCCTACGAGCATTTCGGCGTCACCCCCGACATCATGACCCTGGCCAAGGCACTGGCCGGCGGGGCTCCCATCGGCACGATGCTGGCACGGGATGAGGTCGCCGCCGCCTTCACCCCCGGCACCCACGGTTCCACCTTCGGCGGTAACCCCCTGGTGACGGCCGCCGGCATCGCCGCAGTCAGGACGATCCTCGAAGACGGCCTGCTCAACCGGGCCGAAGAGATGGGCGAATATCTCCTGGGCGAACTGGAAGGGCTCAAGAAGCGCTTCTCCGTCATCACCGACGTCCGGGGTATCGGCCTGATGATCGGCATGGGGCTCACCGTGCCGGGAGCCGACATCGTCGCGAAGGGACACGAGCGGGGTCTGCTCCTCAACGTGACCCACGACAGCGTGCTCCGTTTCGTCCCGCCGCTGGTGGTGACCAAGCAGGAGGTCGACGAAATGATCGGCATCCTGGCCGGAATTCTTGCGGAGGTGCAGCCATGA
- the argF gene encoding ornithine carbamoyltransferase produces MTRHFLALNQYAKAELDALFALTAELKAKQKQGIEHHLLKGKNVALIFEKSSTRTRVSFEVGVYQLGAHPLFISSGTSQMGRGEPIKDTARVMSRYCDGVMIRTFGQEIVEEFARYSSVPVINGLTDLFHPCQIMADLFTVIEQKGRYDGLVYAWVGDGNNMANTWIEAAALLGFELRLACPTGYEPDAGVLAWARGMGAKLVLTNDPREAVAGADVLNTDVWASMGQEAEQQERAKAFAGYCLDDALVGLARPDCLVLHCLPAHRGEEITDSVIEGPRSVVWDEAENRLHVQKAIMATLMK; encoded by the coding sequence ATGACGCGTCATTTTCTCGCCCTCAATCAGTACGCCAAAGCGGAACTGGATGCGCTCTTCGCCCTCACGGCCGAGCTGAAGGCCAAACAGAAGCAGGGGATCGAGCACCACCTCCTGAAAGGGAAGAATGTGGCACTCATCTTCGAGAAATCGTCCACCCGGACCAGGGTCTCCTTCGAGGTGGGGGTCTACCAGCTCGGCGCCCACCCGCTCTTCATCTCCTCCGGCACCTCCCAGATGGGGCGCGGCGAGCCGATCAAGGATACGGCCCGGGTCATGTCCCGCTACTGCGACGGCGTAATGATCCGTACCTTTGGCCAGGAGATCGTGGAGGAATTCGCCCGCTACTCCTCCGTGCCGGTCATCAACGGCCTGACCGACCTGTTCCACCCCTGCCAGATCATGGCCGACCTCTTCACCGTCATCGAGCAGAAGGGCCGCTACGACGGGCTCGTCTACGCCTGGGTCGGCGACGGCAACAACATGGCCAACACCTGGATCGAAGCAGCGGCACTGCTCGGTTTCGAGTTGCGGCTGGCCTGCCCCACGGGGTACGAGCCGGACGCCGGGGTTCTTGCCTGGGCACGCGGCATGGGGGCGAAGCTGGTCCTCACTAACGATCCCCGCGAGGCCGTGGCCGGTGCAGACGTGCTCAACACCGACGTCTGGGCCAGCATGGGGCAGGAAGCGGAACAGCAGGAGCGGGCCAAGGCATTTGCCGGCTACTGCCTGGACGACGCCCTGGTCGGCCTGGCCAGGCCGGACTGCCTGGTCCTCCACTGCCTCCCTGCCCACCGCGGCGAGGAGATCACCGACTCGGTCATCGAAGGCCCCCGGTCGGTGGTCTGGGACGAGGCGGAAAACAGGCTGCATGTGCAGAAGGCGATCATGGCAACATTGATGAAATAG
- a CDS encoding argininosuccinate synthase, producing the protein MAKKDVKKIVLAYSGGLDTSIILKWLKNEYGCEVIAFSADLGQGDELAPIRDKALATGADKVYIDDLKEEFVRDFVYPMFRANAIYEGHYLLGTSIARPLIAKRQMEIAAIEGADAVSHGATGKGNDQVRFELAYYHYNPAITVVAPWRDWKLNSRQALVNYAKKNGIPIPVTKKRPWSSDRNILHISFEGGILEDTWAEPPENMFVLTKAPEKAPNKPQFVEIEFRNGNAVAVDGEKMSPAQLLAHLNYIGGEHGIGRVDLLENRSVGMKSRGVYETPGGTILREAHSAVEQITMDREVMRIRDSLIPEYARQVYSGYWFSPEREMLQVLIDDSQKCVNGVARLKLYKGHCRTVGRKSETNSLFNLDFATFEKDQVFNQADATGFIKINSLRLRIRALMQANQKK; encoded by the coding sequence ATGGCCAAGAAAGACGTGAAAAAGATCGTCCTCGCCTATTCCGGCGGACTGGACACCTCCATCATCCTCAAGTGGCTGAAGAACGAGTACGGCTGCGAGGTTATCGCCTTTTCCGCCGACCTGGGCCAGGGCGACGAACTCGCCCCCATCCGCGACAAGGCCCTGGCCACCGGCGCCGACAAGGTCTACATCGACGACCTGAAAGAGGAGTTCGTCCGGGACTTCGTCTACCCCATGTTCCGGGCCAATGCCATCTACGAGGGGCACTACCTGCTCGGCACCTCCATCGCCCGGCCGCTGATCGCCAAGCGGCAGATGGAGATCGCCGCCATCGAGGGTGCCGACGCGGTCTCCCACGGCGCCACGGGCAAGGGGAACGACCAGGTCCGCTTCGAGCTCGCCTACTATCACTACAATCCGGCCATCACGGTCGTCGCGCCCTGGCGCGACTGGAAGCTGAACAGCCGCCAGGCCCTGGTCAACTATGCCAAGAAGAACGGCATCCCGATCCCGGTCACCAAGAAGCGCCCCTGGTCCTCTGACCGCAACATCCTCCACATCTCCTTCGAGGGGGGCATACTGGAGGATACCTGGGCCGAGCCGCCCGAGAACATGTTCGTCCTGACCAAGGCCCCGGAAAAGGCGCCCAACAAGCCGCAGTTCGTGGAGATCGAGTTCAGGAACGGCAACGCCGTTGCCGTGGACGGCGAGAAGATGTCGCCGGCCCAGCTCCTGGCCCACCTCAACTACATCGGCGGCGAGCACGGCATCGGCCGGGTCGACCTCCTGGAGAACCGCTCCGTGGGGATGAAGTCCCGCGGCGTCTACGAGACCCCCGGCGGCACCATCCTGCGCGAAGCCCACTCGGCGGTGGAGCAGATCACCATGGACCGCGAGGTAATGCGGATCCGCGACTCCCTGATCCCCGAATATGCTCGCCAGGTCTATTCCGGTTACTGGTTCTCCCCGGAGCGGGAGATGCTCCAGGTCCTCATCGACGACTCCCAGAAGTGCGTCAACGGCGTGGCCCGGCTCAAGCTCTACAAGGGGCACTGCCGCACCGTCGGCCGCAAGTCCGAGACCAACTCCCTCTTCAACCTCGACTTCGCCACCTTCGAGAAGGACCAGGTCTTCAACCAGGCCGACGCCACCGGCTTCATCAAGATCAACTCCCTGCGCCTCCGGATCCGGGCGCTGATGCAGGCCAACCAGAAGAAATAG
- a CDS encoding NUDIX domain-containing protein produces MSKPTFKKDHIVTSVVAVILNDDGEVLLTKRSVPPFQGEWVMPGGKIDLGEPIIAALQREVMEEVGLRVEVEDLLDVFEHVTPGEDNYHFIILYYLCRPLYCDINFNPDEVEEARWLTKEVLADYKMPDGTRFILGKLFPQHRRLDDR; encoded by the coding sequence ATGTCCAAACCAACCTTCAAAAAAGACCATATCGTCACTTCGGTAGTTGCGGTCATCCTCAACGACGACGGCGAGGTCCTCCTTACCAAGCGGAGCGTCCCCCCCTTCCAGGGTGAATGGGTCATGCCCGGTGGCAAGATCGACCTGGGTGAGCCGATCATCGCGGCGCTCCAGCGCGAGGTGATGGAGGAGGTGGGGCTGCGGGTGGAGGTGGAGGACCTGCTGGATGTCTTCGAGCATGTCACGCCGGGCGAGGACAACTACCATTTCATCATCCTCTACTACCTCTGCCGCCCCCTCTACTGCGACATTAACTTCAATCCCGACGAGGTCGAAGAGGCCCGCTGGTTGACCAAAGAGGTGCTGGCCGACTACAAGATGCCGGACGGCACCAGGTTCATTCTCGGCAAGCTCTTCCCCCAGCATCGCCGACTCGACGACAGGTGA
- the argH gene encoding argininosuccinate lyase → MSKDKLWGGRFTQPTDKFVEVFTASIDFDKRLYHQDIRGSIAHATMLGKQGIIPMEDVLAIEKGLQEILLQIEAGTFDFSISLEDIHMNIESRLSAKIGEAGKRLHTGRSRNDQVALDIRLYLRDEIVAITAYLDLLIDALICQAEANLGVLMPGYTHLQTAQPILFSHHLLAYVEMFKRDKGRLDDCLKRVNVLPLGAGALAGTTFPIDREHVAELLDFPEVTRNSLDSVSDRDFALEFLSAGSIVMMHLSRFSEELVLWSTSEFKFVELSDAFCTGSSIMPQKKNPDVPELVRGKTGRVYGNLMALLTVMKGLPLAYNKDMQEDKEPLFDTIDTVKGSLKIFADMIREMRVNVPNMRAAAAKGFSTATDVADYLVRKGLPFRDAHEVVGRTVQYCVENEMELKELSLAEWQLFSGRFEEDIFDCITLEASVNARKATGGTAEERVKAEIERLKAGK, encoded by the coding sequence ATGAGCAAGGACAAACTCTGGGGGGGGCGCTTCACCCAGCCGACCGACAAGTTCGTTGAAGTCTTCACCGCCTCCATCGACTTTGACAAGCGCCTGTACCACCAGGACATCCGCGGCTCCATCGCCCATGCCACCATGCTCGGCAAGCAGGGGATCATCCCCATGGAGGATGTGCTCGCCATCGAAAAGGGGCTGCAGGAGATCCTCCTGCAGATCGAGGCGGGCACCTTTGATTTTTCCATCTCCCTGGAAGATATCCATATGAATATCGAGTCCAGGCTCTCCGCAAAGATCGGCGAGGCCGGGAAACGGCTCCATACCGGCCGTTCGCGCAACGACCAGGTGGCGCTGGACATCCGTCTCTACCTGCGGGACGAGATCGTGGCGATCACCGCCTACCTTGACCTCCTGATCGACGCCCTGATCTGCCAGGCCGAGGCAAACCTGGGAGTGCTGATGCCAGGCTACACCCACCTCCAGACCGCCCAGCCGATCCTCTTTTCGCACCACCTGCTCGCCTACGTGGAGATGTTCAAGCGGGACAAGGGGCGGCTGGACGACTGCCTCAAGCGGGTCAATGTCCTGCCGCTGGGGGCAGGCGCCCTGGCCGGAACCACCTTTCCCATCGACCGGGAGCACGTGGCGGAACTCCTCGATTTCCCCGAGGTCACCCGCAACTCCCTCGATTCGGTCTCCGACCGGGATTTCGCCCTTGAGTTCCTCTCCGCCGGCTCGATCGTCATGATGCACCTCTCCCGCTTCTCCGAGGAGCTGGTCCTCTGGTCCACCAGCGAATTCAAGTTCGTCGAGCTCTCCGACGCCTTCTGCACCGGTTCCTCCATCATGCCCCAGAAGAAGAACCCGGACGTCCCGGAACTGGTGCGGGGCAAGACCGGCCGGGTCTACGGCAACCTGATGGCGCTCCTGACAGTGATGAAGGGGCTGCCGCTGGCCTACAACAAGGATATGCAGGAAGACAAGGAGCCGCTCTTCGACACCATCGATACGGTCAAGGGGAGCCTGAAGATCTTTGCCGACATGATCCGCGAGATGCGGGTGAATGTGCCGAACATGCGGGCAGCAGCGGCCAAGGGGTTCTCCACCGCCACCGACGTCGCCGACTATTTGGTCCGCAAGGGGCTGCCGTTCCGCGATGCCCACGAAGTGGTGGGGCGTACCGTGCAGTACTGCGTGGAAAACGAGATGGAGCTGAAGGAGCTGTCGCTGGCAGAATGGCAGCTCTTTTCCGGCCGGTTCGAGGAGGACATCTTCGACTGCATCACCCTGGAGGCGAGCGTCAATGCCCGCAAGGCAACCGGCGGAACTGCCGAGGAGCGGGTGAAAGCAGAGATCGAGCGCCTGAAGGCGGGCAAATGA
- a CDS encoding fibronectin type III domain-containing protein — protein sequence MRRLLGIALLLLLVAACGRKGALMAPEGLVPARVTDLQALQRGDALQLSWTLPGRQEGGGKLTDLAGFRIMRHEVLPPAQECTECPDAWKLLKNVDLEYLQGVERAGDRLFVIDGTAKLGTAYQYRITAVNRDGDAGLSSAPVSYRVQPPLPQPRLTVVPSPTAIRLVCDAGSLPQGKSPAGFTFYRSRKGERLPLIPLTGAMLATPSHDDSGLTRGETYLYAAGIVVDNNGQLQESPLSATVEAALAPPD from the coding sequence ATGAGACGACTTCTCGGCATCGCCCTGCTGCTGCTCCTTGTTGCCGCCTGCGGCCGCAAGGGTGCGCTGATGGCTCCGGAAGGGCTGGTGCCGGCACGGGTGACCGACCTGCAGGCGCTGCAGCGGGGGGATGCCCTGCAGCTCTCCTGGACGCTCCCCGGCCGGCAGGAGGGGGGCGGCAAGCTGACCGACCTGGCGGGGTTCCGTATCATGCGGCACGAGGTGCTCCCCCCGGCGCAGGAGTGCACCGAATGCCCCGATGCCTGGAAACTCTTGAAGAATGTGGATCTGGAATACCTGCAAGGGGTGGAGCGCGCGGGAGACCGGCTCTTTGTCATCGACGGCACAGCGAAGCTGGGAACCGCCTACCAGTACCGGATTACGGCAGTCAACCGCGACGGTGACGCAGGCCTGAGCTCTGCGCCGGTCAGCTACCGCGTGCAGCCGCCGCTACCGCAGCCCCGTTTGACGGTAGTCCCCTCTCCCACCGCCATCCGGCTGGTCTGCGACGCCGGCAGCCTGCCCCAAGGGAAAAGCCCCGCAGGCTTCACCTTCTACCGCAGCCGCAAGGGAGAGCGACTTCCCCTCATCCCCCTCACTGGCGCGATGCTCGCCACCCCAAGCCACGATGACTCCGGCCTCACGCGGGGCGAAACATACCTCTATGCCGCCGGCATCGTGGTCGACAACAACGGCCAACTGCAGGAAAGCCCGCTGTCGGCAACCGTCGAGGCCGCCCTGGCCCCGCCCGACTAG
- a CDS encoding HAMP domain-containing protein produces the protein MQRRRFPIRVKLTIATLLPLLIAILICSLLGFSILIAKIGSQAQEKVRNDLNAAREIYLNEIDHVRDVVKFTAGASYTAEALSGKSRREIAEILVPLLKSEQLHVITAVDAAGTVLFRARNPEVYGDDRSRDFLVKRALVGELTAGTAVFSAQQLAMEGEDLAGQAKVAAVLTPHATPLRAAVEDAGMLLMASAPIRDRSGTVVGALYGGVLLNNNNDLVDRIKKVVYEGVKHEGKDVGGATIFLNDLRIATNIMDTENRRAIGTKLSEEVYDKVVLKKEKWVGRAFVVNDWYFSAYEPIISLEGAPVGALYVGMLEKPYTRLRFTMSLLVGGVLMLGSLMGIFVSRVASSKLARPIKELESLARRVAAGERGVRIESSSNDEIGDLGEEFNRMSAALTLQEEEIRGLNRDLEHKVLLRTAELEEKNRLLVQTQQELLRVEKLAAIGELAAGVAHEINNPLAIIRGNAELLQLALPEESPSQEEVGIITRQVGRVERIVANLLRFARREHKVLGRAAINGILDEIVGQVGHQIPLTGITVEKQYRSGYLEIDADADQLRQVFTNLVLNAIQAMPQGGILTVSSRAMPAEGMCEVTVADTGAGIAAEQMGQIFNPFFTTRADGTGLGLSVSYGIIKDHGGNIAVESSPGVGTLFRVTLPLS, from the coding sequence ATGCAGCGCCGCCGCTTTCCCATCCGGGTCAAACTGACCATTGCCACTCTCCTGCCCCTTTTGATTGCCATCCTGATCTGCAGCCTGTTGGGTTTCTCCATTCTGATCGCCAAAATTGGCAGCCAGGCGCAGGAAAAGGTGCGCAACGACCTCAATGCCGCCCGTGAAATCTACCTGAATGAGATCGATCATGTCCGCGACGTGGTCAAGTTTACCGCCGGTGCCTCCTACACGGCTGAAGCCTTAAGCGGTAAAAGCCGGCGGGAGATAGCCGAGATCCTCGTGCCGCTCCTGAAGAGCGAGCAACTGCATGTCATTACGGCGGTCGATGCCGCCGGAACCGTTCTGTTCCGCGCCCGCAACCCCGAGGTCTATGGCGACGACCGCTCCCGGGACTTCCTGGTGAAGCGGGCCTTGGTCGGGGAACTGACTGCCGGGACCGCGGTCTTTTCTGCGCAGCAGCTCGCCATGGAAGGTGAGGACCTGGCCGGCCAGGCAAAGGTGGCAGCAGTGCTGACTCCCCATGCCACGCCGCTCCGTGCCGCTGTGGAAGACGCCGGCATGCTGCTGATGGCGTCGGCTCCCATTCGGGACCGGTCGGGGACCGTGGTCGGGGCGTTGTACGGTGGCGTACTCCTGAACAACAACAACGACCTGGTGGACAGGATCAAAAAGGTGGTCTACGAAGGGGTCAAGCATGAGGGGAAAGACGTGGGTGGCGCCACCATCTTTCTCAACGACCTGCGCATCGCCACCAACATCATGGATACGGAGAATCGCCGGGCCATCGGCACCAAGCTGTCGGAGGAGGTCTACGACAAGGTCGTGCTGAAGAAGGAGAAATGGGTCGGCCGCGCCTTCGTGGTGAACGACTGGTATTTCAGCGCCTATGAACCGATCATCTCGCTGGAGGGGGCTCCGGTTGGCGCCCTCTATGTCGGCATGCTGGAAAAGCCCTACACGCGGCTCAGGTTCACCATGAGCCTGCTGGTCGGGGGGGTTCTCATGCTCGGGTCATTGATGGGGATCTTTGTTTCCAGGGTTGCCAGCTCCAAGCTTGCCCGCCCCATCAAGGAACTGGAGTCGCTGGCCCGTCGAGTGGCTGCCGGGGAGCGTGGCGTGCGGATCGAGAGCAGCAGCAACGATGAGATCGGTGACCTGGGTGAGGAGTTCAACCGGATGTCGGCGGCGCTTACCCTGCAGGAGGAGGAGATCAGGGGGCTGAACCGCGATCTGGAGCACAAGGTACTGCTCCGCACGGCCGAGCTGGAGGAGAAGAACCGGTTGTTGGTCCAGACGCAGCAGGAGCTGCTCCGGGTCGAAAAGCTCGCTGCCATCGGCGAGCTCGCCGCCGGCGTGGCCCACGAGATCAACAATCCGCTCGCCATCATCCGCGGCAACGCGGAACTCCTGCAGTTGGCCCTCCCCGAGGAATCACCTTCCCAGGAAGAGGTCGGGATCATTACCCGGCAGGTGGGGAGGGTGGAACGGATCGTCGCCAACCTGCTCCGTTTCGCCCGCCGGGAACACAAGGTGCTCGGCCGGGCGGCGATCAACGGCATCCTGGACGAGATTGTCGGGCAGGTGGGGCACCAGATCCCGCTGACCGGGATCACCGTGGAGAAGCAGTATCGCTCGGGCTACCTGGAGATCGATGCCGATGCGGACCAGTTGCGGCAGGTGTTCACCAACCTGGTGCTCAATGCCATTCAGGCCATGCCGCAGGGGGGGATTCTGACGGTCTCCAGCCGGGCCATGCCGGCCGAGGGGATGTGCGAGGTGACAGTTGCCGATACCGGGGCCGGTATCGCCGCAGAGCAGATGGGACAGATCTTCAACCCGTTTTTCACCACCCGCGCCGACGGCACGGGCCTGGGGCTATCGGTTTCCTACGGCATCATCAAGGATCATGGCGGGAATATCGCGGTGGAGAGTTCTCCCGGCGTCGGGACACTGTTCCGGGTCACTCTGCCGCTTTCGTAG
- a CDS encoding response regulator, giving the protein MAKPKILICDDETEILRYLKKMLEGQGFGVETFTSGKILLQRLESAVSADLLLQDVRMPDMDGIEVFRQVKLLRPDLPVVIMTAYGSIDAAVEAIKLGAYDYITKPFPREKILGVLDNLLEREHLRKENRHLREELHGGQSDTMVFRSRKFQEVYDLTLQVAASDSNILILGESGTGKELIAATIHQNSPRRRGLFFSINCAALTETLLESQLFGHVRGAFTGAFAAQKGMLEEADGGTLFLDEVGDMSLTVQAKLLRVIQEREFIPVGSTRPKSVDIRFVAATNKDLEAEIRQGRFREDFFYRLNVITINLPPLRERPEDIEPLARHFLARFSTRMKKEVTGISDEALRLLVGYHWPGNARELENVMERAVILARSTSITPEILPIWNAAAAPQPAAQSGAVSLEALEREHIRQVLETNQYHKSRSAELLGISRKTLDRKIAEYGLVLPRQSA; this is encoded by the coding sequence ATGGCGAAGCCGAAGATCCTGATATGCGACGACGAAACGGAGATCCTCCGCTATCTGAAAAAGATGCTGGAAGGGCAGGGTTTCGGCGTGGAGACCTTCACGTCCGGCAAAATCCTGTTGCAGCGGCTGGAGAGTGCGGTCAGCGCCGACCTGCTGCTGCAGGACGTGCGGATGCCCGACATGGACGGCATTGAGGTGTTCAGGCAGGTGAAACTTTTGCGGCCCGATCTGCCGGTGGTCATCATGACCGCCTACGGCTCCATCGATGCGGCGGTGGAGGCGATCAAGCTGGGGGCCTACGATTACATCACCAAGCCCTTCCCGAGGGAAAAGATCCTGGGGGTGCTGGACAACCTGCTGGAGCGGGAGCATCTGCGCAAGGAAAACCGGCACCTGCGGGAGGAACTGCATGGCGGACAATCCGACACCATGGTGTTTCGCAGCCGGAAATTCCAGGAGGTGTACGATCTGACCTTGCAGGTGGCGGCGAGTGACAGCAACATCCTGATCCTGGGAGAGTCAGGAACCGGCAAGGAGCTCATTGCCGCGACCATCCATCAGAACAGCCCACGCCGAAGAGGCCTGTTTTTCTCCATCAACTGTGCGGCACTGACCGAAACCCTCCTGGAGAGCCAGCTGTTCGGGCATGTCCGCGGTGCCTTTACCGGGGCATTCGCGGCCCAGAAGGGGATGCTGGAGGAGGCGGACGGCGGCACCCTCTTTCTGGACGAGGTGGGGGATATGAGCCTGACCGTGCAGGCCAAGCTCCTGCGTGTCATCCAGGAGCGGGAATTCATCCCGGTGGGGAGTACCAGGCCCAAATCGGTGGATATCCGCTTTGTGGCCGCCACCAACAAGGACCTGGAGGCAGAGATCAGGCAGGGGCGATTCCGCGAGGATTTTTTCTACCGGCTCAATGTCATTACCATCAATCTGCCCCCTCTCCGCGAGCGGCCCGAGGATATCGAGCCGCTGGCCCGGCATTTCCTGGCCCGCTTCAGCACCCGCATGAAAAAGGAGGTTACCGGTATCAGCGACGAAGCACTCCGCCTGCTGGTCGGCTACCACTGGCCGGGTAATGCCAGGGAACTGGAAAACGTCATGGAGCGGGCGGTCATCCTGGCACGCAGCACCAGCATCACCCCCGAGATACTGCCGATCTGGAATGCGGCCGCGGCGCCGCAGCCTGCGGCACAGAGCGGTGCGGTATCGCTCGAAGCGCTGGAGCGCGAGCATATCCGGCAGGTGCTGGAGACCAACCAGTATCACAAGAGCCGCTCTGCCGAGCTGCTCGGCATCTCGCGCAAGACCCTGGACCGCAAGATTGCCGAGTACGGGCTAGTCCTGCCCCGGCAGTCGGCATGA
- a CDS encoding hydrogenase small subunit, translated as MKKDDEFFCAGVTRRDFIKTCVTATAMMGLPFGMHAKVAEALETNQNPAVIWLHFQECTGCSESLLRSSHPTITSLILDMISLDYHETLMIGSGHQAEKSLHDSMAANKGKYLLVVEGAIPTKDNGIYCKVSGKTALESLRTAAEGAAAIIPIGTCAGYGGIQSVSPNPTGAVGVRDIVKDKPIINIPGCPPNPYNFLSTVMYYLTFKRLPELDALGRPKFAYGRKIHEHCERRPHFDAGRFATAYGDNDHREGHCLYKLGCKGPETFANCSVQRFNDVGVWPVSIGHPCIGCTEPDILFKKAIAEKVQIHLPTPPDTYAPVNMKDKGKGADPLTTGILGLAAGAALGAGAMLAKKLPKDGDSQEKKDE; from the coding sequence ATGAAGAAAGACGACGAATTTTTCTGCGCCGGCGTAACCCGCCGGGATTTCATCAAGACCTGCGTGACGGCAACCGCCATGATGGGCCTGCCGTTCGGCATGCATGCCAAGGTTGCCGAGGCGCTGGAGACCAACCAGAACCCTGCGGTGATCTGGTTGCACTTCCAGGAATGCACCGGCTGCTCCGAGTCGCTGCTCCGCTCCAGCCACCCGACCATCACCTCGCTGATCCTGGACATGATCTCCCTGGATTACCACGAGACCCTGATGATCGGCTCCGGTCACCAGGCGGAGAAGTCGCTGCACGACTCCATGGCCGCCAACAAAGGGAAATACCTGCTGGTGGTCGAGGGGGCGATCCCGACCAAGGACAACGGCATCTACTGCAAGGTTTCCGGCAAGACCGCGCTGGAATCGCTGCGGACCGCGGCGGAAGGGGCGGCAGCCATCATCCCCATCGGCACCTGCGCCGGCTACGGCGGCATCCAGTCGGTCTCCCCCAACCCCACCGGCGCCGTCGGCGTCAGGGACATCGTCAAGGACAAGCCGATCATCAATATCCCCGGCTGCCCCCCCAATCCCTACAACTTCCTCTCCACGGTCATGTACTACCTGACCTTCAAGCGCCTGCCGGAGCTGGATGCGCTGGGTCGCCCCAAGTTCGCCTATGGCCGCAAGATCCATGAGCACTGCGAGCGGAGGCCCCACTTCGATGCCGGCCGCTTTGCCACTGCCTATGGCGACAACGACCACCGGGAAGGGCACTGCCTCTACAAACTGGGGTGCAAGGGGCCGGAAACCTTTGCCAACTGCTCGGTACAGCGGTTCAACGACGTGGGAGTCTGGCCGGTCTCCATCGGCCACCCCTGCATCGGCTGCACCGAGCCCGATATCCTGTTCAAGAAGGCGATCGCCGAAAAGGTCCAGATCCATCTGCCGACCCCACCCGATACCTACGCACCGGTCAACATGAAGGACAAGGGAAAAGGCGCCGATCCGCTCACCACCGGCATTCTTGGACTGGCAGCCGGGGCGGCCCTCGGCGCCGGGGCCATGCTGGCGAAAAAACTCCCCAAGGACGGCGATTCACAGGAGAAGAAGGATGAGTAA